In a genomic window of Onychostoma macrolepis isolate SWU-2019 chromosome 08, ASM1243209v1, whole genome shotgun sequence:
- the qng1 gene encoding queuosine salvage protein isoform X1, giving the protein MEKPLSPRESGQFVAERSRDVFVEEDGVKRVAQMIYDLRESEEFTASGWKKMNPLAPPPDSDEAINWVFVTDTMNFSFWPEREEEQCEVVCRGSTYRGYMSLCAAVTRAMDEGVPITNPTYFSQISEAELVKVLRSDSDTPMPMLRERHQTLTEAGRVLMEHGGSFRMFMSRCENDAEKMVKYIVENIPSYRDEAMYEGKRISFYKRAQILVADFWGIMEARGEGNIPNLDYLTMFADYRVPQGLVYLGALRYSDALVETLKNGELLSSGERREVEIRGCSIWCVERIRQHLWKLVEERDRKTCHINSALIDFYLWPYAKKHHKEMAHIPIHHTRCIYY; this is encoded by the exons ATGGAGAAGCCACTGTCCCCTCGAGAGTCCGGTCAGTTCGTGGCCGAGCGCAGTCGAGATGTGTTCGTGGAAGAAGATGGAGTCAAACGTGTGGCTCAGATGATCTATGATCTCCGTGAGAGCGAGGAGTTCACAGCCAGTGGCTGGAAGAAGATGAATCCTCTGGCCCCTCCGCCAGACTCGGACGAAGCTATCAACTGGGTGTTTGTGACTGACACCATGAACTTCTCCTTCTGGCCTGAGAGGGAGGAAGAGCAGTGTGAGGTCGTGTGCAGAGGAAGCACCTATCGAGGGTACATGTCGCTGTGTGCCGCTGTGACCAGAGCTATGGATGAAG GAGTGCCCATTACCAACCCCACTTACTTCTCTCAGATCAGTGAGGCCGAGCTGGTGAAAGTCCTGCGCTCAGACAGCGATACTCCCATGCCAATGCTGAGAGAGCGTCACCAGACCCTGACAGAGGCTGGCCGAGTGCTCATGGAGCATGGCGGATCCTTCCGGATGTTCATGAGTCGCTGTGAGAATGATGCAGAGAAGATGGTGAAGTACATTGTGGAGAACATACCATCATACAGAGACGAAGCCATGTACGAG GGTAAGAGGATCTCATTTTATAAGAGAGCTCAGATCCTTGTGGCAGACTTCTGGGGCATCATGGAGGCACGAGGGGAGGGCAACATCCCTAACCTGGACTACCTGACCATGTTCGCTGACTACAGGGTGCCACAAGGCCTCGTGTACCTTGGAGCTTTACGCTACTCTGATGCCCTTGTGGAGACATTGAAAAACG GTGAACTGTTGAGCTCAGGTGAGAGGAGAGAGGTGGAGATCAGGGGTTGCTCCATCTGGTGTGTGGAGAGAATCCGGCAGCATCTGTGGAAGCTCGTGGAAGAGAGAGACAGGAAGACCTGCCACATCAACTCTGCTCTAATTGACTTTTACCTGTGGCCATA
- the qng1 gene encoding queuosine salvage protein isoform X2, producing the protein MKISEAELVKVLRSDSDTPMPMLRERHQTLTEAGRVLMEHGGSFRMFMSRCENDAEKMVKYIVENIPSYRDEAMYEGKRISFYKRAQILVADFWGIMEARGEGNIPNLDYLTMFADYRVPQGLVYLGALRYSDALVETLKNGELLSSGERREVEIRGCSIWCVERIRQHLWKLVEERDRKTCHINSALIDFYLWPYAKKHHKEMAHIPIHHTRCIYY; encoded by the exons ATGAAG ATCAGTGAGGCCGAGCTGGTGAAAGTCCTGCGCTCAGACAGCGATACTCCCATGCCAATGCTGAGAGAGCGTCACCAGACCCTGACAGAGGCTGGCCGAGTGCTCATGGAGCATGGCGGATCCTTCCGGATGTTCATGAGTCGCTGTGAGAATGATGCAGAGAAGATGGTGAAGTACATTGTGGAGAACATACCATCATACAGAGACGAAGCCATGTACGAG GGTAAGAGGATCTCATTTTATAAGAGAGCTCAGATCCTTGTGGCAGACTTCTGGGGCATCATGGAGGCACGAGGGGAGGGCAACATCCCTAACCTGGACTACCTGACCATGTTCGCTGACTACAGGGTGCCACAAGGCCTCGTGTACCTTGGAGCTTTACGCTACTCTGATGCCCTTGTGGAGACATTGAAAAACG GTGAACTGTTGAGCTCAGGTGAGAGGAGAGAGGTGGAGATCAGGGGTTGCTCCATCTGGTGTGTGGAGAGAATCCGGCAGCATCTGTGGAAGCTCGTGGAAGAGAGAGACAGGAAGACCTGCCACATCAACTCTGCTCTAATTGACTTTTACCTGTGGCCATA